GATCGAGAAGTCTGCGGAGCCCGCGGTTGTGGTGGATTCGACAGAGGATTCTCCAGCGGAGCAGCCCACAAACGAACTGGCGGAAAGCAACGGTAAGTCGGTCAAAAAGAAAACGGCCGCGAAGAAGACTGCCGTCGGGAAGAAGAGTGCGACGAGCGCTATCGTGAAAAAGAAGAGCGCTAAGAGCTTGCCGAAAAGCGCTCCGTCCGAGAAATCGGCAAAGAAGCCCGTGAAACGGCCGAGCAAGAAGAAAGTTTGATTGCGATCGTGCCAGGCTCGATGGATTAACGATCTTCCATCGCTGAACCATCTTCCAGCGTCGAACGATCGTCTTGCTCGCGATGACCTTCCGTTCGCTCGGAATAGCCGCTGCAGCGAACTATGGGCTGCGGCGGATACTTTGGAAATCGCCGATCGCTCTGCGATAGCCGGCAAAGGATGAATCGCGAGCCCTTCGCCGAGACGACTTCCTTAAGCTGGGCGCATGCGTAGCAAAGCGACTGGATGCTCAAAGATATTCTTTCGAGGTGGTTCCGCGGCGGCTACTCGGCGATGCTTTCAATCCGCTCGATTTCTTCCGGCGATAAGCGAAAGTTCAACGCGTCGAGATCCGCCTGCATGTGCGCTGCGTTGGTCGTACCGGTCAACGGAACCATGTCGACGTCCAACGCGAAACGAAACACGATTTGGGCGACCGTGCGGCCGTGTCGTTGCGCGAGATGCAAAAGCTCGGGATGTGCGAGCGCTTCGCGATTGGCCGTCAGCAGCGAGAACCCTTGGTAGACGATCTCGTTCGCTCGACAAAACTTCCGTATGTCGCGGTCCCAACCTTGCACGGCGAAGCAACGGTTTTGCACGAAGCTCGGCCGTACCTTCGCCTTCTCGCAAAGCAACTTGAGCTGAGCCGCAGAGACGTTGCTGATTCCCAGTAGGCCTGCGCGACCATCGGCATGCAGTGCTTCCATCGCCCGCCACGCTTCCCAGTCGGGAGCGGCAAGCCCGACGCGCTTGCTGGGACCATGCAGCACGTAGGAGTCGATCTTCTCTA
The sequence above is drawn from the Planctomycetia bacterium genome and encodes:
- a CDS encoding aldo/keto reductase; translation: MTSRTLEIQGRTVPRFLYGTAWKEAETKRLVALALQQGFRGIDTANQRKHYHEAAVGEAIAEAIAAGLITRDDLFLQTKFTFQAGQDHRLPYDPAASVVAQVAQSFESSLKHLGLEKIDSYVLHGPSKRVGLAAPDWEAWRAMEALHADGRAGLLGISNVSAAQLKLLCEKAKVRPSFVQNRCFAVQGWDRDIRKFCRANEIVYQGFSLLTANREALAHPELLHLAQRHGRTVAQIVFRFALDVDMVPLTGTTNAAHMQADLDALNFRLSPEEIERIESIAE